A genomic segment from Balneola sp. encodes:
- a CDS encoding NAD-dependent epimerase/dehydratase family protein: protein MNYHLVTGGCGFVGRNFVKRIYNTTNDTILFIDDLSVGTHPSTWLPEGTASREANGLTYFGSDERMIFLKGDIRVIFEGLIEDPGYFNTKHGLDISSFKDVFHFAAIVGGRATIDGDPMKVALDLAIDALFFRWICLNKPERALYPSSSAAYPVDLQTESDAIALSESDIDFTRMGQPDMTYGWSKLTGEYLASIAAKYYDVSVTCIRPFSGFGEDQDLTYPVPAIARRAALKENPFEVWGSGKQGRDFVHIEDVMDCTLLAMDHITDGSAINIGSGKLTSFLDLIQVFTSFAGYSPDIKPLLDKPVGVHSRYANMDYVNNKLGWKPRLSMEEGMHRVYDVAVKKYT from the coding sequence ATGAATTATCATCTAGTCACCGGTGGTTGCGGATTCGTTGGTCGCAATTTTGTAAAGCGGATATACAATACAACAAATGATACTATACTATTTATTGATGACCTTTCAGTAGGCACCCACCCTTCAACTTGGTTACCCGAAGGTACAGCAAGTAGAGAAGCAAACGGACTTACATATTTTGGCTCTGATGAAAGGATGATATTTCTGAAAGGGGATATACGAGTCATTTTCGAAGGACTTATAGAAGATCCGGGGTACTTCAATACTAAGCATGGCTTGGACATTTCATCATTTAAAGATGTTTTCCATTTTGCTGCTATTGTTGGGGGTAGAGCGACAATCGATGGAGACCCTATGAAAGTAGCTCTTGACCTCGCAATTGACGCGTTATTTTTCCGCTGGATTTGTCTTAACAAACCAGAACGTGCTTTATACCCAAGCTCAAGTGCAGCATATCCCGTTGACTTACAAACTGAATCTGATGCTATTGCTCTCAGTGAGAGTGATATTGACTTTACAAGAATGGGACAGCCGGACATGACCTACGGATGGTCTAAGTTAACTGGCGAATATTTAGCTTCTATTGCGGCGAAATATTATGATGTGTCTGTGACTTGTATTCGTCCTTTCTCGGGTTTTGGTGAAGATCAGGATTTAACCTACCCAGTACCAGCAATAGCCCGAAGAGCTGCCTTGAAAGAAAATCCATTTGAGGTTTGGGGCAGTGGAAAACAAGGGCGTGACTTTGTACATATTGAGGACGTAATGGATTGTACGCTCTTGGCTATGGACCATATTACTGATGGTAGCGCAATCAATATTGGCAGCGGGAAACTAACTAGCTTCCTGGATCTCATTCAGGTATTTACTTCTTTCGCTGGGTATTCCCCGGATATCAAGCCCCTTTTAGACAAACCGGTGGGAGTTCATTCCAGATATGCTAATATGGATTATGTAAATAATAAGCTCGGTTGGAAACCAAGGCTCAGTATGGAAGAAGGTATGCATCGTGTTTATGATGTGGCGGTAAAGAAATACACTTAA
- a CDS encoding GtrA family protein, which produces MNKHSVKSFIIPKLKYGANSAIATSINYLVFFSLVEFVVSIPVVLAQVIAYSTAVVVNFFLQKAFVFELHRRVATAFHLSVIFSVIGLGLSTLIIYLLIQLPFFEEHLLAAKVITTSTVFLYNFYSKRYAFERKKLFEPNE; this is translated from the coding sequence ATGAACAAACACTCTGTAAAGAGCTTTATTATTCCAAAACTAAAATACGGGGCAAATTCCGCGATTGCCACCTCTATCAATTATTTAGTTTTTTTCTCCCTCGTTGAGTTTGTTGTTTCAATACCGGTTGTACTCGCGCAGGTCATAGCATACTCTACTGCTGTGGTAGTCAACTTCTTTCTTCAAAAAGCTTTTGTTTTTGAGCTACACCGAAGGGTAGCGACTGCTTTCCATCTATCGGTGATTTTTTCTGTTATCGGCTTAGGGTTGAGTACACTCATTATCTATTTACTCATTCAACTCCCTTTCTTTGAAGAACACTTATTGGCTGCAAAAGTAATTACCACAAGCACCGTATTTCTCTACAATTTTTACAGTAAGCGGTATGCCTTTGAGAGAAAGAAGTTATTCGAACCGAATGAGTAG
- a CDS encoding MerR family transcriptional regulator: protein MKKLYYSMGEVTKLTGLAPHVLRNWEKTYAQLSPKKNSAGNRVYREDDVNLIFRIKELLEDKKYTSEGVKKVLDGTDEAVDEPSSLSPNLKKDLMEMKVFLNQLLEKL, encoded by the coding sequence ATGAAAAAATTGTATTACTCAATGGGTGAAGTCACGAAGCTAACTGGTTTAGCTCCACATGTTCTTCGGAATTGGGAAAAGACCTACGCTCAGCTCAGCCCAAAAAAGAATAGTGCAGGAAACAGGGTTTACCGTGAAGACGATGTAAATCTGATTTTTAGAATTAAAGAACTTTTGGAAGACAAAAAATATACAAGTGAAGGCGTAAAAAAGGTATTAGACGGAACAGATGAAGCAGTTGACGAGCCATCCTCTCTCTCTCCAAATTTGAAAAAAGACCTTATGGAAATGAAGGTTTTCCTTAACCAGTTACTTGAGAAACTTTAA
- a CDS encoding heme A synthase produces MKLNPYQKTAFATVFATLFLILVGGLVRAAGAGLGCPDWPKCFGTWIPPTNVVDLPPEFEASQFNVWKTWIEYVNRLVGVVIGLLIIATFVRSFRYRKSVPSVFYSSGAAFVLVLVQGWLGGQVVKTGLSEWMITIHMILALIIVNVLVYASFKSATEFIKIELSEAVRKKLFITGSVLLGITFIQLVLGTQVREAIDVIKEADGIIPPRSTWIGKVGDIFSIHRSFSWLVLISGAVLMYFVYRPKLSGPIFKLANLNFVFILSQIAAGVILEYFDMPPAFQVVHLVGIALMVCAQFLMLLMLRLRVTD; encoded by the coding sequence ATGAAATTAAATCCCTACCAGAAGACAGCATTTGCAACTGTTTTTGCCACTTTATTTTTAATTCTGGTCGGGGGGTTGGTAAGAGCCGCAGGGGCTGGTTTGGGGTGCCCAGATTGGCCGAAATGTTTCGGTACATGGATTCCCCCGACTAATGTGGTTGATTTACCTCCCGAATTTGAGGCATCACAGTTCAATGTTTGGAAGACCTGGATAGAGTATGTAAACCGGTTGGTTGGGGTTGTGATCGGCTTACTCATAATAGCTACTTTCGTTCGATCATTTAGATATAGAAAGTCGGTGCCCAGTGTTTTCTATAGCTCAGGGGCAGCATTTGTACTGGTGCTGGTACAAGGTTGGCTAGGAGGGCAGGTAGTTAAAACGGGACTAAGCGAATGGATGATTACTATTCATATGATCTTGGCACTTATCATTGTAAATGTATTAGTCTATGCCAGTTTTAAATCTGCTACGGAGTTTATAAAGATCGAGCTTTCGGAAGCGGTACGAAAAAAATTATTTATTACGGGTTCTGTACTATTGGGTATCACCTTTATTCAATTAGTTTTGGGAACCCAGGTTAGAGAAGCAATTGATGTAATTAAAGAAGCGGATGGAATAATCCCTCCAAGATCAACCTGGATAGGTAAGGTAGGAGATATCTTTTCGATCCATCGCAGTTTTTCCTGGCTGGTTCTTATTTCGGGAGCAGTACTTATGTATTTTGTTTATAGACCTAAACTTTCAGGACCTATTTTTAAGTTAGCCAACCTGAATTTTGTCTTTATTCTTTCACAAATAGCTGCGGGAGTAATACTAGAGTATTTTGATATGCCCCCTGCATTTCAAGTAGTTCACCTTGTAGGTATAGCACTTATGGTTTGTGCTCAATTCTTGATGTTGCTAATGCTTCGCTTGCGAGTTACGGATTAA
- a CDS encoding RDD family protein — protein MLNTLGVETNQHVQLTYQAAGTFERCLAFVIDGILIIIYAWLVDKIWDFITPSEVSFQSEFSWIQFVIVVIPIMLYHLVIEIIWKGFSVGKKMVGIRVTRKDGSRPELGDYVIRWLFRFFEITFTGGIVAVVSTLVNGKGQRLGDMAAGTSVVKVGSKISLNQTILAELDLHYEPIFQQVIELTDEDVTIIRDVLSARKNYEQSTWIKMLEKTRRLIEKKTGAVAEELDTIDYLVTIIKDYNALHGSI, from the coding sequence ATGCTCAATACTTTAGGAGTTGAAACCAATCAACATGTGCAGCTAACATATCAGGCCGCTGGTACGTTCGAACGTTGCCTTGCTTTCGTTATCGACGGTATTTTGATCATCATTTATGCATGGCTTGTTGATAAAATATGGGACTTTATTACACCCAGTGAAGTTAGTTTTCAATCAGAGTTTTCTTGGATTCAATTTGTAATCGTGGTTATTCCGATTATGCTCTATCATTTGGTGATAGAAATAATCTGGAAAGGGTTTAGCGTTGGCAAAAAGATGGTAGGAATTAGAGTTACCAGAAAGGATGGTAGCCGACCTGAGCTGGGAGATTATGTAATCCGTTGGCTATTCCGATTTTTTGAGATAACATTTACCGGAGGCATCGTTGCTGTCGTTTCAACATTAGTAAATGGGAAGGGGCAGCGTTTAGGAGATATGGCTGCTGGGACATCTGTTGTAAAAGTGGGAAGTAAGATTTCTTTGAATCAAACAATCCTGGCCGAATTGGACTTACACTACGAACCAATTTTTCAACAGGTAATCGAGCTTACTGATGAGGATGTGACCATTATCAGGGATGTACTCTCAGCCAGGAAAAATTACGAACAAAGTACCTGGATAAAAATGCTTGAGAAAACAAGAAGGCTCATTGAGAAAAAAACAGGTGCAGTAGCGGAAGAGCTGGACACGATAGATTATTTAGTTACAATCATAAAAGACTATAACGCCCTTCACGGATCTATCTAA
- a CDS encoding stage II sporulation protein M: MREVAFLRKNAEKWRSFEALLAGRKTHDPDELAELYTELTNDLAYAQSHYPKSKTVLYLNQLTVKVHDSIHKTKKEEYGRLITFWTTELPQLYASKQKELLYSFLVFAIAICIGALSQANDATFVRVIIGDAYVNMTMSNIENGDPLAVYKDSRQMDMFFMITINNIRVSFFAFVAGLMTSIGSAYILFQNGIMVGAFFQFFSGYNLLNKALLVVFIHGTLELSAIVIAGAAGFVLGNSFLFPGTLSRFRSFSKGAKDGVKMIIGLVPVFIMAGLLESFVTRYTEMPVWLSLAIIVLSASFIIYFYILLPWKYKLTSHGN, from the coding sequence ATGCGTGAGGTCGCCTTTTTAAGAAAAAATGCAGAAAAGTGGCGCAGTTTTGAGGCTTTACTAGCAGGAAGAAAAACTCATGATCCGGATGAGCTAGCCGAGCTATATACAGAGCTTACCAATGACCTTGCTTACGCTCAAAGTCATTATCCAAAATCGAAAACGGTTCTTTATCTAAACCAGCTCACCGTTAAAGTCCACGACTCTATTCACAAAACGAAAAAGGAAGAATATGGACGCCTTATAACCTTCTGGACAACCGAACTTCCTCAACTCTACGCTTCCAAACAAAAAGAGCTTTTATACTCATTCCTGGTATTTGCAATTGCGATTTGTATTGGAGCTTTATCCCAGGCAAATGATGCTACTTTTGTTAGGGTAATAATAGGCGATGCCTATGTAAATATGACAATGAGCAATATAGAGAATGGAGACCCCCTGGCTGTTTATAAAGATTCCCGCCAAATGGATATGTTCTTCATGATCACAATTAACAATATCAGAGTTTCTTTTTTTGCCTTTGTGGCTGGCTTAATGACATCTATCGGATCGGCATATATCCTTTTTCAAAATGGTATAATGGTTGGTGCTTTTTTTCAGTTCTTTAGTGGCTATAATCTTTTGAACAAAGCGCTATTGGTTGTCTTTATTCATGGCACCTTAGAACTATCCGCTATAGTAATTGCTGGTGCAGCAGGTTTTGTACTCGGTAATAGCTTTCTATTTCCAGGAACATTAAGCCGATTCAGGTCTTTTTCAAAAGGTGCAAAAGATGGTGTTAAAATGATTATCGGCCTGGTCCCAGTTTTTATAATGGCAGGGCTTCTTGAATCTTTTGTAACCCGGTACACTGAAATGCCCGTCTGGCTAAGTCTCGCTATTATTGTACTATCAGCAAGTTTCATTATCTACTTCTATATCCTCCTCCCCTGGAAATATAAACTCACTTCTCATGGAAACTAA
- a CDS encoding glycosyltransferase, with product MLQSPIPELILVLFGIAVLLITIYTFGEFHLVYFVVTKKKKKRFQPALPSYIRDELPKVTVQLPMYNERYVAEAVIDSCAVLDYPRDKFEIQVVDDSNDETVEIVDKRVAYWKEQGINIEVFRREERKGYKAGALKDAIPFASGEFLAVFDADFRPNQDFLLKSIPYFQDEKVGIVQGRWGHLNRDYSTLTRAQSLFLDMFFMIEQHARSLAGYYLRFNGSGGIWRKSCIEDAGGWSDDTISEDLDLVFRAQLKDWKVIYDDSLEVPAEVPINLLDFKAQQYRWSKGKAQVIKKLSGKLLKKKMPFLNKLHVFFDLYNIFVIPALVLIALLSIPITFLIIETDVYNKYLAWGTIGLLNIIIPPWFAWLVLRRYNATKWKTFLDVVKSIFPLAFLLLGITLTQLVSIFDAYFTNNKVFHRTSKYNIVGKEGSAKGKIYAPRKISPITYLEGLFVLYYSWAIYLDITYSTFGFLHFHIILVISFAYVFVNSFKRA from the coding sequence ATGTTACAAAGCCCTATTCCTGAGTTAATTCTAGTCCTTTTTGGGATTGCAGTTCTACTGATTACCATCTACACCTTCGGTGAATTTCACCTGGTTTACTTTGTAGTTACTAAAAAGAAGAAAAAGAGATTTCAACCCGCTTTACCCTCATATATAAGAGATGAGCTTCCAAAAGTAACGGTTCAATTGCCCATGTATAATGAACGGTATGTAGCTGAGGCTGTTATCGACTCATGCGCGGTATTAGATTATCCAAGGGATAAATTTGAAATTCAGGTTGTAGACGATTCCAATGATGAAACGGTGGAAATCGTAGATAAACGAGTTGCATACTGGAAAGAGCAAGGGATCAATATTGAGGTTTTTCGAAGAGAAGAAAGGAAAGGCTATAAAGCGGGAGCACTAAAGGATGCAATACCTTTTGCTTCCGGGGAATTTCTGGCTGTATTTGATGCAGACTTTAGACCAAACCAGGATTTTCTGCTTAAATCTATTCCTTATTTCCAGGATGAGAAGGTAGGTATAGTACAAGGAAGATGGGGGCACTTGAATCGTGACTATTCAACACTTACCAGAGCACAAAGTCTTTTTCTGGATATGTTTTTTATGATTGAGCAACATGCACGATCGTTAGCGGGGTATTATCTCCGCTTTAATGGTTCGGGAGGGATTTGGAGAAAATCATGCATTGAAGATGCCGGAGGCTGGTCAGACGATACTATATCGGAGGATTTGGATTTAGTATTCAGGGCACAACTAAAGGATTGGAAAGTTATTTATGATGATTCATTAGAAGTACCCGCCGAAGTTCCCATCAACCTTTTAGACTTTAAGGCTCAGCAATATCGATGGTCGAAAGGGAAAGCCCAGGTAATCAAAAAACTAAGCGGCAAATTGTTAAAGAAAAAGATGCCCTTTTTGAACAAGCTTCATGTTTTCTTTGACCTCTATAATATTTTCGTAATACCTGCTCTTGTATTAATTGCACTGTTAAGTATCCCAATCACGTTTTTAATTATTGAAACGGATGTTTATAACAAATATCTGGCTTGGGGAACCATTGGGCTACTAAATATAATTATACCGCCCTGGTTTGCATGGTTAGTATTAAGGAGATACAATGCTACAAAATGGAAAACATTTCTTGATGTAGTTAAATCGATTTTTCCTTTGGCTTTTCTATTACTAGGGATAACGTTAACGCAGCTTGTTTCTATTTTCGATGCATATTTTACCAATAACAAGGTTTTCCATCGAACATCGAAATATAATATTGTAGGTAAGGAAGGTTCAGCTAAGGGTAAGATATATGCACCTCGAAAAATATCTCCCATTACTTATTTGGAAGGCTTATTTGTACTGTATTACAGCTGGGCTATTTATCTGGATATAACTTACAGTACATTTGGTTTTCTTCACTTCCATATTATTCTTGTGATTAGCTTTGCCTATGTGTTTGTGAATTCATTCAAAAGGGCATAA
- the cyoE gene encoding protoheme IX farnesyltransferase, with translation MHSNEEKVAVQRSFSEIISDYYQLTKPGITFAVLISMLVGFVVGSAGSIDFITMLHALIGTYLIAAGTGAHNQFMERNLDGLMKRTESRPLPAQRVPAQKGAVFSLTLLFSGLTYLVLMVNMVAGLVSFATALIYLAAYTPLKRVSAFNIMVGAIPGALPPVGGWAAASGTITEPGMWLFFGILFLWQIPHVMAIAWMYKDDYSGAGFKMLPKNDTAGKKTAFYAILCTLLLFPLSYFIYEFGVSGITFLVLSTLLAIMFLVYSIRFARDRTRLNARKLMFASIIYLPMVWVAVFIDTLF, from the coding sequence ATGCATTCAAACGAAGAAAAAGTCGCCGTACAGCGTTCCTTTTCTGAGATCATTTCTGATTATTACCAGCTTACCAAGCCCGGAATTACTTTCGCTGTTCTTATTAGTATGCTTGTTGGCTTTGTTGTAGGTAGTGCAGGTTCTATAGATTTCATTACAATGCTTCATGCCCTGATTGGAACATACCTGATTGCAGCAGGTACCGGAGCACATAATCAGTTTATGGAGCGTAATCTTGATGGCTTAATGAAACGTACTGAGTCAAGGCCTTTACCTGCGCAGCGGGTTCCTGCTCAAAAAGGAGCCGTCTTTTCATTGACTCTACTGTTTAGTGGACTTACCTATCTTGTGTTAATGGTAAATATGGTTGCCGGATTGGTTTCATTTGCAACGGCGCTAATTTATCTGGCTGCTTATACACCATTGAAGCGTGTTTCTGCTTTTAACATTATGGTTGGTGCAATTCCTGGTGCTTTACCTCCAGTTGGCGGGTGGGCAGCTGCTTCTGGGACAATTACAGAACCCGGAATGTGGCTCTTCTTCGGAATTCTGTTTCTATGGCAAATACCTCATGTAATGGCTATAGCCTGGATGTATAAAGATGATTACTCGGGAGCCGGTTTTAAAATGCTTCCAAAAAATGACACTGCGGGCAAAAAAACTGCCTTTTATGCCATTCTCTGTACGCTTCTTTTATTTCCTTTGAGCTATTTCATTTATGAATTCGGAGTATCAGGAATTACTTTCCTCGTACTTAGTACGCTCCTAGCTATTATGTTTCTGGTTTATAGCATTCGATTCGCAAGAGATAGAACTAGGCTGAACGCCCGAAAGCTTATGTTTGCTTCAATTATCTACTTGCCCATGGTTTGGGTAGCTGTTTTTATCGATACTTTATTTTAG
- a CDS encoding glycosyltransferase — protein sequence MPEIENSFPFDISVVVPLFNEAESLPELEQAIESSLKGKYSYEIIFVDDGSTDESWKVIKSLGEKGEYIKGISFRNNQGKSVALQSGFEAASGKYVITMDADLQDDPQEVPEMVKMLEEGFDLVSGWKKERFDPISKTIPSKFFNFVTSSATGIKLHDFNCGLKAYKSDVVKNIYLYGELHRYVPMLAKKEGFNAITEKIVKHHPRKYGSTKFGLSRFINGFLDLITILFVQRYLQKPMHFFGSIGILLLAVGGVINIYMAVLRLVFNMGIGSRPLLFLGILLMVLGVQFFSTGLLGELINIHHVEKKKPGIKESF from the coding sequence TTGCCAGAAATAGAAAACAGTTTTCCATTTGACATAAGTGTAGTTGTACCCCTCTTCAACGAAGCAGAATCATTACCAGAACTTGAACAAGCTATAGAATCTTCTTTGAAAGGGAAATACTCTTATGAGATAATATTCGTGGACGATGGATCTACAGATGAGTCATGGAAGGTAATAAAGTCTCTTGGTGAGAAAGGGGAGTACATAAAAGGAATTTCGTTCAGAAATAATCAGGGTAAAAGTGTTGCACTACAATCTGGTTTTGAAGCAGCATCAGGTAAATATGTGATTACCATGGATGCCGATTTGCAAGACGATCCACAGGAAGTACCAGAGATGGTTAAAATGCTCGAAGAGGGTTTTGATTTGGTAAGTGGTTGGAAAAAAGAACGTTTTGACCCCATCTCCAAGACCATACCATCCAAGTTCTTTAATTTTGTCACTAGTTCTGCTACCGGGATAAAACTACACGATTTCAATTGTGGGCTTAAAGCATATAAATCGGATGTGGTTAAGAACATCTATTTGTATGGCGAGCTGCATCGGTATGTACCAATGTTAGCTAAGAAAGAAGGATTTAATGCAATTACTGAGAAGATAGTTAAACATCATCCGCGAAAGTACGGAAGTACAAAATTCGGACTTTCAAGATTTATTAATGGCTTTCTGGATTTAATAACTATTCTTTTTGTTCAGCGCTATCTTCAAAAGCCGATGCATTTTTTTGGAAGTATAGGGATACTTTTACTTGCTGTTGGTGGCGTTATTAATATTTATATGGCAGTACTTCGTTTAGTATTCAACATGGGTATCGGAAGCAGGCCATTACTTTTTCTAGGCATCCTGCTAATGGTCCTTGGAGTTCAGTTCTTTTCAACCGGTCTATTGGGAGAACTCATCAATATCCACCATGTAGAAAAAAAGAAGCCGGGAATTAAAGAGAGCTTTTAA
- a CDS encoding glycosyltransferase: MPKIVCFGPGPKFKGGISNYNTSLAKTLDKNPDNEVHIVSWTNQYPSIIPREFVDKSSQSDFLEGTRIQVKYIINYNNPLSWKETAKYIASLKPTKVIFQWAISIQGLPMGSIAKWLKKHSDAEVIFDLHFVVQKEGSTIDERFTKMGIKHAHTYIAHAYKTVDELKALFPLKKLSVNEDGTRSGDNSTTVVKLFHPVYDLYQPDPEFDIEQFKQQLGLRENVFLFFGFIRKYKGLHNAIKAFDKVSKQRDDVSFLICGEEFWATLDTSKFSTKLKRGLFAIAQKLLLKNKESEQDYRPLHLVEELNLTDSVVVKNEFIPNEDVHKYFQVADSSILFYLTATPSGVESLTYNFELPILATRVGHFPETIKDGFNGYLAEPEDIDSMAEQMLRFLDSPLPRENVRESASDMSWDNYVSSILKD, from the coding sequence ATGCCCAAGATTGTTTGCTTTGGCCCTGGTCCCAAGTTTAAGGGAGGTATTTCTAACTATAATACTTCACTTGCCAAAACCCTGGATAAGAACCCGGATAATGAAGTACATATCGTTTCATGGACAAACCAGTATCCTTCCATAATCCCAAGAGAATTTGTTGATAAATCGAGCCAGTCTGATTTTTTAGAAGGGACCCGCATTCAGGTTAAGTACATCATCAACTACAATAACCCGCTAAGCTGGAAAGAAACGGCAAAGTATATCGCCTCACTTAAACCCACCAAAGTGATATTTCAGTGGGCGATTTCTATACAGGGTTTACCAATGGGTTCGATCGCTAAGTGGCTAAAAAAACATTCTGATGCCGAGGTTATCTTTGACCTTCATTTTGTAGTACAAAAAGAAGGGAGCACAATCGATGAACGATTTACGAAAATGGGCATTAAACATGCTCATACTTATATCGCCCATGCCTACAAAACAGTAGATGAGTTAAAAGCTCTATTCCCCTTAAAGAAGCTATCGGTTAATGAAGATGGAACACGTTCAGGTGATAATTCCACGACCGTTGTTAAGCTGTTTCACCCGGTTTACGATTTATATCAACCAGATCCGGAGTTTGATATAGAACAATTCAAGCAACAGCTTGGGCTTAGAGAAAACGTCTTTTTATTTTTTGGATTTATCAGAAAGTACAAAGGGCTACACAATGCCATTAAAGCTTTTGACAAAGTAAGTAAGCAACGAGATGATGTATCGTTCCTGATTTGTGGAGAAGAGTTTTGGGCAACCCTAGACACTTCAAAATTTTCTACAAAGTTAAAGCGAGGACTCTTTGCAATAGCACAAAAACTTTTGCTTAAGAACAAAGAGAGCGAACAAGATTACCGCCCTCTACATTTAGTTGAGGAATTAAATCTTACAGATTCAGTAGTTGTAAAAAACGAATTTATTCCCAATGAAGATGTCCATAAATATTTCCAGGTAGCAGATAGCAGTATCCTTTTTTATCTGACTGCTACTCCTTCAGGAGTAGAATCATTAACCTATAATTTTGAACTCCCCATTCTTGCAACCCGAGTCGGTCACTTTCCTGAAACCATAAAAGACGGTTTTAACGGTTACCTTGCTGAACCTGAGGATATCGACTCTATGGCAGAACAAATGTTACGTTTTCTTGATAGCCCTCTACCCAGAGAAAATGTCCGTGAATCAGCTTCTGATATGAGCTGGGACAACTATGTGTCTTCCATTCTTAAGGATTGA